The Populus trichocarpa isolate Nisqually-1 chromosome 18, P.trichocarpa_v4.1, whole genome shotgun sequence genomic interval TGACGAAAAGAAGGGTGTAGAAAAAtccacttttcttttcttcggcCCCAACAAACACCAAACAAAGGAATACACATTTTGAGAGTGAGAGTGACCTTGCAAGATTGTGGAGAACacaaaaggagaaaaggaaaaagtgaGATCGTGGAGTGGAAGTGGATCCCCCATGATCCCGTCACCACGCAACCACCTTGCTAGCAATGTTCTTCGGTTATATTGGCAActatttgcctttttttttctttttcttttttgttgcatGATGTATTTCGAGTAAAACcacaaaaataatatgttaagGTAGTGATTGACAGTGtaatagtgattgtttttcaaagtgtttttaaatattttagattataatatcaaataattttttataacttaaatatttttcattgtattgaaaaataattgatgtgACACACAGAAAAAATATAGGAtgtactaaaattgaaaaatgatccCATTATTAGTTTTTCTTGGCTGTTCATAGCAAATGGTAACCTTGGAGCTTTTTGTCAACACAAAAATTTgacctttataattttttaattataaaaccaaattagAACATTGGAGTATTTAGAGGAGTAGAATATGGTTTACCTTTTTAACTCGAATTCAAGAGACTTGCTTCGTCTTGAGTTCACAGATAATTTAGTCCATACGCAATAGCCAAGACTTTCTTAAGTTATTTCGTAATTAACCACAAGCGAGTCATTAAAAGAgactatttatctttttaaaaggtACTTGGGAGTATAGTttgactttattttaaaaaaaaaattgtttttttttaagtgttatattaaaaataaatttttaaaatatttttttatgggtttccaagtaaaaataattttcgtATATGTTTTgtacttttcaaaattttttcttttgaaaatatattgaaattatttttattttattttattttttaaaatttatttttgatattcatACATcgaaacaattcaaaaatattaaaaaagtaatttaaaactaaaaaaaattcaaaagtgtttaaatttataattgaacCCAATGTTAAACTAaccttcaaaaatttaaatttaggttGAGAACTGAAGttaaataaatctattattGATTTATGGTAAGTCAAACTCAACGCCATAAACTAtgtgcaagaaaaaataattgttttagatAGTCTTAGTCCATAAATATCATTattcatcattattataaagagttttatcaaacttttttaatataattagtcAATCACAATTACCAAAGAGCTTAGATTATATCatccaactaattaaattattcatGTCCTGAAAAATAATTGCTTACTATGCGTACGATGGTGTTTATTGACTGAATCCTAGTTTAGCAAGCCTTCGGGGGTGGAAGAAACTCGATTTTGCTAGCTCagtgagtgtttttttatatatattttttaaaatattttcagattgtttttttatttaaaaaaacattaaagtaaTAATTCTTTAgcaatttttatatagttttaatgtaatgataattaaataaatattattttaatatatttccaattaaaaaatattttaaaaaatattatgcacaAACCAATCAACTGTGCATCATCacaatgtttttcctttattaataaaatcatttttatatccCATAGGTCATAGggtcttcaattttttttaatttttttttctaatttactaTAGGCATATTAATTAACTGATGGATTTCTGATTTATTAACAAAGGGCCATTTGTCTGAAATTTCCCCTCGGATTGTACAGCACATGAAAGATGATTTGCTTCTCGAAACATTCATAGCTGCTCATTTTTATGTTTAGCTGAAAATCAGTAATCCTCCTTTCACTGCGTAGTGTACAATCCGAgggaaaatttcaaataaatgtcTCCCTGATTCTAAGCTCCATGTTTCCATGGTCTCCGTTTTCACAACTTCAACTTTCGAGAGATTCAACATAATTTATCCTTGGAATGGCCAATGCTGAGAAAGTAGCAGCTCAACGTAAAGGGCTGTCAATAATTTATCCTGTATGAAAAAACTACAGTGGCTTTTGGATACAATCAAGAGTAAATCAGTGGAATATCCTTGTATAGCccaaaaaaagaatgttgtgcTTGAAATATATAGATACCTAAATTCTCACTGAAACCAATGAATGACAGTTGATACTCTTACTGTTTAATGGGAAAGAACAAGAATGGGAGAGGAGGGAAGGATCAACTTCAAATCAGACAGCAAGCGGATTTTCTTCTGCAGTAAGAGGTGGCTCAAGCAGTCTCACGGAACGAGGAAGCATAAACTCGGCAAATATAGGGTAGTGTGAGGATGGATAGCGCCCGTTTATATTATCATTCACCACTTCGCACTGGACAGGAATCAAAGATCTACCTCTGAAAAGAATCCAATCTACATGCAGATCCTGTGTTTGGCGGTCCCAGCAGAGGCAGAGTGCCCTCAAGATTAACTTGAAGAACTCAAGGGCTCCTTGCTTGTCACCTGACAATACTAAGTAATTGAGTTTTGACGGGATTATATCATTATGAATGATCATTACAGAATTGGCAAAACGATACCTTTGAAATCATGGAAAGTGTGTACGAGGGAAACATTTTTCCTCACTTGAGCATTGGGCCATGTATCCCTCATATCTCCCACTACACCATGCTCGCTGCAGAGGAAAAGCCAGTACGTAGCAAGCAACTGAATCAACCCCTCTTTTTGTTACTACTGAATCAATCCCTTAAACAATCACTAAGAATGAAAGTGAAATGCTCATATATCCTTAAGCAGCGTTTCactatgatttatattattatctgaCAGGAGCAACTAACATTACAACACCACCTATTATCTAAGGAAAATGTGAGAACCGAAGGGGCTGAATTGAGATTATCAttcatattatatatacaaTGACATGAACATTAGGTAATTGATTCCAGTCTGTACAAAAAAGGCAAGGTCTAGAAAGGACCTGTGAAAGGTCTTAATCCTTCATTTTCAGAAAAGAAGTCATATGACAGTTTTGTAAGCACAAGCATCCTAttctaggaaaagaaaaaaagaactatTTCTTTGGTTCAGCTAATTGATTAGTATTATTGGTATCTATAAGAAGGGCAGTTTCAAACTTGAAACATGGCTGTGGGTTCTTCATGTTGATATCATGCAATAACCTAACACGAGAAAATTACAACTTAAAAAACCCAAGTGTCTATGTAATGAAGATACCTTGATCTCCCAAGAAGAAAACGTCCTGTAGTTGATTCTTTGTGTGTGTTAAATCCTCCACAATACACAACTGGTAAGCTAGGAGGTAAGGATGCAATGTGTTGCCATGTGAGTAAAGCACTTCGTCTACGTGCACGAGGACTAAACTCGTCCATGTTTGTATTCACTATCTGCAATGAAAAGCCTGGGGGCTCAATCCCTTTCAATTGGAATGTGTGACATCATGTCAAAGAAACATGGAAGAAGACACCtccaaaaatccaaataaaaaaaaggacctTGGCCACAAAATTGACAAGACTAGTATTGGAAAGGATATAGCCCACGTTGCAATACATGGAACTGCAGCACCCCATGACATGCTTCCTGGGACAGAAGGCGACTCTGATAGCCAAAATGTTCCATCTTCTAGCAGCTCTACCTTCATTTAATAAGACAAGAGCACATAAAGAGTGGCCAAATCCCATCAATATCTCCGTTAAACAGAATTGGAAATCTCAACCAGAATGAAGAGCAAGTCATTCCTTACTTTTTCCTTGTCATAGAAGATAGTACAGTGTTCATCTAGGCTGTCTTGAGATCCTTTTCTTGATATTCCAAATTGACCATAACCTAACAGATATAAACAATCAACCCAAATATAAGCCTAGTTTCTGGTTAGTTAAAAACGAGTTTTGCCGCTGCATACATTTGAATGCCAAAACACAATACTGTCAAGAGCagaaacatagaaaaatataacaacagAAAATAGAAACACAAGTATGTTGGGATTTATCCCttccatattttatatattggtGATGGTCCTGCATAAACCCTCAGGATCATGGTTCTATTTAGGAAACCAAAATTATAAGATTTGCAAGAGTTTGGCAGTTCAACATTTTATCTATCCAGCAAAACGCTAATACCGCAGGAATATGGACCGATTTAATCATTTGGCCTTCATAAATGTCACAGAACCCAGTGACACTAGTCAATTTGCTGCCATGGGGAGATTGAATAGCTTCAAATGGTATTAAGAATTTCCAATGAATGTGTCGGCTACAATAGCAGATAAAAATGCATCAAGTGACATAGCAGCACTATTGGTTGAGAAAAGATTGTGCAAACTTGTCAACTACGTTTTACTGCATAAGGTATGAAGCCAAATGATAAAACCATCGGAAAACAGTTACCTGGCAAGCACTGCTGAAGATAATCCAACTGTGTTTTCACACCTGAATCCATACACAAAATAAGAAGTAGAAATAAACAATTAAGAGATACCAATAGAAACCATTCAAAtcccaaaagaaagacaataagATCAACAAGGTGAAGGAAACACTACAATATACAACCCACATAGGCATTGAACAAAAATCCCCTATAAAAAACTCAACTACAACTCAAAGGAACCAAAACCCATctccaaaacagaaataaaaagacACCCAGATCATCCTTCGCAAAGAAAACACAACCAGAAACAATTTCACACACAAGCGCACACGTAAAAAAGGAGCAACAAACCTTGTTGAGTACAAAGAATCATAGGAGAATAACTAGTGACGACACTAATACACAAATCCTTCCTCTTCTCCCATGAATTTGGACTATCTTCAGCCTGATCATCATGAAGATTAAAGGTCATCACCGTCAAGGAAacactcattttttttccttttttcatgaaatataaaCCAGCTCTCCTTTTTTgtagtatttgtttttcttcgaCTTCAACGAAATATTACATGGTTGGTTGTTGATCATGAAATTTACCAAAAAGAGCGAATAAGCAATGGTGTACCATGCTTGTCAACAAGCTCAGGCTGTGTAGGTTTGTCTTATTAATTGGATTCAGTGCAGCTGTACTGTGCAGTATATTCTTTTTGGATTTGGGGTTACCAACCTTTTTCGCTGTGCAAATGTGAAAGTAGAGAACAGAGAAACACGTAGAGACTGCGAATgttgtaataaattattattcttaaaaagtGTGGACTGTAAGAAAGTAATTGTTTCTTTCTGCGTTGAACAAATActggcaattttttttattcaacttcttTAAAAGTTGATACAGACATGTGTCAATTCATTACTTGAACCACAAGGTAGGTAAATAATTAGATTTAGCCAGGTTAGATCAATAATTAGATTTAGCAAAATTTAGATGAGACCCGAttgtattaattttcttttaaattatttttt includes:
- the LOC7493394 gene encoding uncharacterized protein LOC7493394 isoform X1, which produces MKKGKKMSVSLTVMTFNLHDDQAEDSPNSWEKRKDLCISVVTSYSPMILCTQQGVKTQLDYLQQCLPGYGQFGISRKGSQDSLDEHCTIFYDKEKVELLEDGTFWLSESPSVPGSMSWGAAVPCIATWATFQLKGIEPPGFSLQIVNTNMDEFSPRARRRSALLTWQHIASLPPSLPVVYCGGFNTHKESTTGRFLLGRSSEHGVVGDMRDTWPNAQVRKNVSLVHTFHDFKGDKQGALEFFKLILRALCLCWDRQTQDLHVDWILFRGRSLIPVQCEVVNDNINGRYPSSHYPIFAEFMLPRSVRLLEPPLTAEENPLAV
- the LOC7493394 gene encoding uncharacterized protein LOC7493394 isoform X2, which encodes MKKGKKMSVSLTVMTFNLHDDQAEDSPNSWEKRKDLCISVVTSYSPMILCTQQGYGQFGISRKGSQDSLDEHCTIFYDKEKVELLEDGTFWLSESPSVPGSMSWGAAVPCIATWATFQLKGIEPPGFSLQIVNTNMDEFSPRARRRSALLTWQHIASLPPSLPVVYCGGFNTHKESTTGRFLLGRSSEHGVVGDMRDTWPNAQVRKNVSLVHTFHDFKGDKQGALEFFKLILRALCLCWDRQTQDLHVDWILFRGRSLIPVQCEVVNDNINGRYPSSHYPIFAEFMLPRSVRLLEPPLTAEENPLAV